One region of Colius striatus isolate bColStr4 chromosome 4, bColStr4.1.hap1, whole genome shotgun sequence genomic DNA includes:
- the SCGN gene encoding secretagogin, with translation MESGGLRRLDAAAFLGAWRLFDADDNGYIEGKELDNFFHHLLEKLGPENTITEEEVQGMKKRFLSAYDVTTDGRLQIQELANMILPDDENFLLLFRRETPLDNSVEFMRIWRSYDADSSGFISAGELKDFLRDLFLQHNKKVAEVKLEEYTDTMMKIFDKNKDGRLDLNDLARILALQENFLLQFKMDACSTEERRRDFEKIFAHYDVSKTGALEGPEVDGFVKDMMELVKPSISGVDLDKFRQILLNHCDVNKDGKIQKSELALCLGLKMNP, from the exons ATGGAGAGCGGCGGCCTGCGCCGCCTGGACGCCGCCGCCTTCCTCGGCGCCTGGCGCCTCTTCGACGCCGACG ACAACGGTTACATAGAAGGAAAGGAGCTTGACAACTTTTTTCATcatctcctggagaaactgggaCCAGAA AACACCATCACAGAAGAAGAAGTTCAGGGGATGAAAAAGCGATTCTTGTCTGCCTATGATGTCACGACAGATGGACGCTTGCAAATCCAGGAG cTTGCAAATATGATCTTGCCAGATGATGAgaactttctgcttcttttccgACGGGAAACTCCCTTGGACAACAGTGTGGAATTCATGCGG ATCTGGCGCAGTTATGATGCTGATAGCAGTGGATTTATTTCAGCCGGCGAGCTCAAA GATTTCCTGCGAGATCTCTTTTTGCAGCATAACAAGAAGGTTGCTGAAGTAAAGCTGGAAGAATATACTGATACTATG ATGAAAATCTTTGACAAAAACAAAGATGGACGGCTGGACCTGAATGATCTGGCAAG GATTCTGGCGCTCCAggaaaattttcttcttcaatttaAAATGGAC GCTTGCAGcacagaagaaaggaggagagatTTTGAGAAGATTTTTGCTCACTATGATGTG AGTAAAACGGGAGCACTTGAAGGCCCAGAAGTGGATGGATTTGTCAAAGACATGATGGAATTGGTCAAG cccagcattAGCGGGGTGGACCTGGACAAGTTCCGGCAGATCCTGCTCAACCACTGTGATGTGAACAAGGATgggaaaatacagaaatctgAACTAGCTTTGTGTCTTGGGCTTAAAATGAACCCATAA